Proteins encoded in a region of the Vicia villosa cultivar HV-30 ecotype Madison, WI linkage group LG5, Vvil1.0, whole genome shotgun sequence genome:
- the LOC131601179 gene encoding (6-4)DNA photolyase isoform X1, with product MRLTSSMPFGSGSLMWFRKGIRIHDNPALEYASRESSSLYPLFIIDPHYMKPDPNAFSPGSSLAGLNRINFLLQSLGDLDVNLKKLGSRLLIVKGDPHEVLIRCLKEWNIGKLCFEYDTDPYYQALDIKIKDYALKAGIEVFSPVSHTLFNPTDIIQKNGGKPPLSYQSFVKLAGEPPSPLSTKYSSLPPVGNLGSCDISEVPTVKDLGYEDAKLEEFSPFIGGESEALKRLEECMKDKKWVANFEKPKGNPSAFLKPATTILSPYLKFGCLSSRYFYQCIQDVYKSSPKHTSPPVSLLGQLLWREFFYTAAFGTPNFDRMKGNRICKQIPWKDDDKLLEAWRDSKTGFPWIDAIMVQLRQWGWMHHLARHSVACFLTRGDLFVHWEKGRDVFERLLIDSDWAINNGNWMWLSCSSFFYQYNRIYSPTTFGKKYDPNGDFIRHFLPVLKDMPKAYIYEPWTAPPSIQTKANCIIGKDYPMPVVSHDSASKECKRKMGEAYALNKALNGLVSEDDLKNLRRKLDEGEEQETKAKKRSRQLLIG from the exons ATGCGATTAACTTCTTCAATGCCATTCGGGTCGGGTTCTCTAATGTGGTTCCGAAAGGGTATTCGGATCCACGACAACCCGGCACTCGAATACGCTTCCAGAGAATCTtctagtctttatcctctatttATTATAGACCCGCATTACATGAAACCCGACCCGAATGCATTCTCACCCGGGTCTTCTCTAGCGGGTCTCAACCGTATCAATTTCTTGCTTCAAAGCCTTGGTGATCTTGATGTTAACCTTAAGAAGCTTGGTTCGAGATTGTTGATAGTTAAGGGTGATCCTCATGAGGTTCTCATTCGATGCTTGAAAGAG TGGAACATTGGGAAATTATGCTTTGAGTATGACACTGATCCATATTATCAAGCTCTGGATATTAAAATCAAG GACTATGCACTTAAGGCAGGGATTGAGGTTTTCTCTCCTGTAAGTCACACACTATTCAATCCAACGGATATTATACAGAAG AATGGAGGGAAGCCGCCGCTTAGTTATCAATCATTTGTCAAGCTTGCGGGGGAGCCACCATCTCCACTCTCAACTAAGTATTCTTCACTTCCTCCGGTTGGCAATCTTGGAAGTTGTGATATTTCCGAAGTTCCAACCGTCAAAGATCTTGGATATGAAGATGCTAAACTG GAGGAGTTCTCTCCTTTTATAGGAGGTGAATCAGAAGCGTTGAAGAGATTGGAAGAATGCATGAAAGACAAG AAATGGGTGGCAAATTTTGAGAAACCTAAGGGCAATCCATCTGCATTTCTAAAGCCAGCAACAACTATTTTATCACCTTACTTGAAA TTTGGTTGTCTTTCTTCCAGATATTTCTACCAATGCATTCAAGATGTATATAAAAGTTCCCCAAAACATACGTCACCTCCTGTTTCTCTTCTAGGACAG TTGTTGTGGCGAGAGTTCTTTTACACAGCAGCTTTTGGGACTCCAAATTTCGATAGGATGAAAGGCAATAGGATATGCAAGCAG ATTCCTTGGAAGGATGATGATAAACTTCTGGAGGCTTGGAGAGATTCTAAGACAGGGTTTCCATGGATTGATGCTATCATGGTCCAG CTACGCCAATGGGGTTGGATGCATCATTTGGCACGACATTCTGTTGCTTGTTTTCTAACTCGAGGGGATCTG TTTGTTCATTGGGAAAAAGGACGTGATGTCTTTGAGAGGCTTCTGATTGATTCAGATTGGGCCATTAATAACGGAAACTGGATGTGGCtctcatgttcatctttcttttaTCAG TATAATCGTATTTATTCCCCAACCACATTTGGTAAGAAGTATGACCCTAATGGTGACTTTATTAGGCATTTTCTCCCGGTCTTAAAAG ATATGCCCAAGGCGTACATCTATGAACCATGGACTGCTCCTCCAAGCATCCAGACCAAAGCCAATTGCATAATTGGAAAAGACTACCCAATGCCAG TTGTTTCTCACGACTCTGCAAGTAAAGAGTGCAAAAGGAAAATGGGTGAGGCATATGCATTGAATAAAGCACTGAATGGTTTGGTAAGTGAAGATGATCTGAAAAACTTGAGGAGGAAATTGGATGAGGGCGAAGAACAAGAAACAAAAGCTAAAAAAAGATCTAGGCAACTGCTAATTGGCTGA
- the LOC131601179 gene encoding (6-4)DNA photolyase isoform X2, with protein MRLTSSMPFGSGSLMWFRKGIRIHDNPALEYASRESSSLYPLFIIDPHYMKPDPNAFSPGSSLAGLNRINFLLQSLGDLDVNLKKLGSRLLIVKGDPHEVLIRCLKEWNIGKLCFEYDTDPYYQALDIKIKDYALKAGIEVFSPVSHTLFNPTDIIQKNGGKPPLSYQSFVKLAGEPPSPLSTKYSSLPPVGNLGSCDISEVPTVKDLGYEDAKLEFSPFIGGESEALKRLEECMKDKKWVANFEKPKGNPSAFLKPATTILSPYLKFGCLSSRYFYQCIQDVYKSSPKHTSPPVSLLGQLLWREFFYTAAFGTPNFDRMKGNRICKQIPWKDDDKLLEAWRDSKTGFPWIDAIMVQLRQWGWMHHLARHSVACFLTRGDLFVHWEKGRDVFERLLIDSDWAINNGNWMWLSCSSFFYQYNRIYSPTTFGKKYDPNGDFIRHFLPVLKDMPKAYIYEPWTAPPSIQTKANCIIGKDYPMPVVSHDSASKECKRKMGEAYALNKALNGLVSEDDLKNLRRKLDEGEEQETKAKKRSRQLLIG; from the exons ATGCGATTAACTTCTTCAATGCCATTCGGGTCGGGTTCTCTAATGTGGTTCCGAAAGGGTATTCGGATCCACGACAACCCGGCACTCGAATACGCTTCCAGAGAATCTtctagtctttatcctctatttATTATAGACCCGCATTACATGAAACCCGACCCGAATGCATTCTCACCCGGGTCTTCTCTAGCGGGTCTCAACCGTATCAATTTCTTGCTTCAAAGCCTTGGTGATCTTGATGTTAACCTTAAGAAGCTTGGTTCGAGATTGTTGATAGTTAAGGGTGATCCTCATGAGGTTCTCATTCGATGCTTGAAAGAG TGGAACATTGGGAAATTATGCTTTGAGTATGACACTGATCCATATTATCAAGCTCTGGATATTAAAATCAAG GACTATGCACTTAAGGCAGGGATTGAGGTTTTCTCTCCTGTAAGTCACACACTATTCAATCCAACGGATATTATACAGAAG AATGGAGGGAAGCCGCCGCTTAGTTATCAATCATTTGTCAAGCTTGCGGGGGAGCCACCATCTCCACTCTCAACTAAGTATTCTTCACTTCCTCCGGTTGGCAATCTTGGAAGTTGTGATATTTCCGAAGTTCCAACCGTCAAAGATCTTGGATATGAAGATGCTAAACTG GAGTTCTCTCCTTTTATAGGAGGTGAATCAGAAGCGTTGAAGAGATTGGAAGAATGCATGAAAGACAAG AAATGGGTGGCAAATTTTGAGAAACCTAAGGGCAATCCATCTGCATTTCTAAAGCCAGCAACAACTATTTTATCACCTTACTTGAAA TTTGGTTGTCTTTCTTCCAGATATTTCTACCAATGCATTCAAGATGTATATAAAAGTTCCCCAAAACATACGTCACCTCCTGTTTCTCTTCTAGGACAG TTGTTGTGGCGAGAGTTCTTTTACACAGCAGCTTTTGGGACTCCAAATTTCGATAGGATGAAAGGCAATAGGATATGCAAGCAG ATTCCTTGGAAGGATGATGATAAACTTCTGGAGGCTTGGAGAGATTCTAAGACAGGGTTTCCATGGATTGATGCTATCATGGTCCAG CTACGCCAATGGGGTTGGATGCATCATTTGGCACGACATTCTGTTGCTTGTTTTCTAACTCGAGGGGATCTG TTTGTTCATTGGGAAAAAGGACGTGATGTCTTTGAGAGGCTTCTGATTGATTCAGATTGGGCCATTAATAACGGAAACTGGATGTGGCtctcatgttcatctttcttttaTCAG TATAATCGTATTTATTCCCCAACCACATTTGGTAAGAAGTATGACCCTAATGGTGACTTTATTAGGCATTTTCTCCCGGTCTTAAAAG ATATGCCCAAGGCGTACATCTATGAACCATGGACTGCTCCTCCAAGCATCCAGACCAAAGCCAATTGCATAATTGGAAAAGACTACCCAATGCCAG TTGTTTCTCACGACTCTGCAAGTAAAGAGTGCAAAAGGAAAATGGGTGAGGCATATGCATTGAATAAAGCACTGAATGGTTTGGTAAGTGAAGATGATCTGAAAAACTTGAGGAGGAAATTGGATGAGGGCGAAGAACAAGAAACAAAAGCTAAAAAAAGATCTAGGCAACTGCTAATTGGCTGA
- the LOC131601181 gene encoding cytochrome c oxidase subunit 5b-1, mitochondrial-like gives MLRRLISSQLKTLTSSSSLRSPSPAVAVSTLSRHFSAQSDESAVGKKKVEDIVPIATGHEREELQAQIEGRNILEIDHPEGPFGTKEAPAVVKSYYDKRIVGCPGGEGEDEHDVVWFWLEKDKPHECPVCAQYFVLEVVGPGGSPYGHGDDHHH, from the exons ATGTTACGTAGACTCATCTCTTCACAGCTCAAAACCCtaacttcctcttcttctctccgATCTCCTTCTCCCGCCGTCGCTGTTTCGACTCTCTCCCGTCACTTCTCCGCCCAATCCG ATGAGAGTGCTGTGGGGAAAAAGAAGGTTGAGGATATAGTGCCGATTGCTACTGGTCATGAACGTGAGGAGCTTCAGGCTCAGATTGAG GGTAGGAATATTCTTGAAATCGACCACCCCGAAGGTCCTTTCGGCACCAAG GAAGCACCTGCTGTTGTTAAATCTTACTACGATAAAAGGATAGTCGGATGCCCAGGTGGTGAAGGCG AGGATGAGCATGATGTTGTCTGGTTTTGGCTGGAGAAAGACAAACCTCATGAATGTCCCGTGTGTGCACAATATTTTGTG CTCGAAGTGGTAGGACCTGGTGGATCGCCTTATGGACACGGTGATGATCATCATCACTAA
- the LOC131606151 gene encoding boron transporter 4, protein MGWLKSPCKGIVNDIRGRSQCYKDDWTCAFRSGIGILAPTTYIFFASALPVIAFGEQLSRDTDGRLSTVETLASTAICGIIHSVIGGQPLLIVGVAEPTIIMYTYLYNFAKNRDGLGQELFLAWAGWVCVWTSLLLFVLAIFNAGNIINRFTRVAEELFGMLISVLFVQEAIKGIIKEFSVPKNENSKLEQYQFHWLYVNGLLGVIFTFGLLYTALKSRRARSWLYGTGWLRSFIADYGVPFLVVVWTFVSFSGPREIPSEIPRRLVAPLAWESTSLHHWTVIKDMGKVSPTYIFAAFIPALMVAGLYFFDHSVASGMAQQKDFNLKKPSAYHYDIFLLGFMTLLCGLLGLPPSNGVLPQSPMHTKSLAVLKGLMIRRKMVESAKESIRKKASNTEIYGKMQAVFVEMDSSSHVTSVERELENLKEVVLKGEDKGDNKKDTFDPEKHIDACLPVRVNEQRISNLLQSLFVGASVFAMPVIKKIPTSVLWGYFAYMAIDSLPGNQFWERILLLFVTPSRWFKLLEGHHASFVESVPIRNIVFFTILQCVYFLVCFGVTWVPIAGILFPLPFFLLILVRQYILPKLFSLHHLRELDAAEYEEIAGAPRLSMDSPSFASRELSDSEILDELTTSRGELKVRTLSFKEERHGQVIYPNEIVCENESSNS, encoded by the exons ATGGGGTGGTTAAAGTCACCTTGTAAGGGGATTGTGAATGATATAAGAGGAAGATCACAGTGTTATAAAGATGATTGGACTTGTGCTTTTCGTTCCGGTATTGG GATATTGGCTCCAACTACCTATATTTTCTTTGCTTCTGCTTTACCTGTTATTGCCTTTGGTGAACAGCTGAGTAGAGACACAG ATGGAAGATTGAGTACAGTAGAAACATTAGCTTCTACAGCCATATGTGGAATTATACACTCAGTTATTGGAGGACAACCACTTCTTATTGTAGGAGTTGCAGAACCAACCATCATCATGTATACCTATTTGTATAACTTTGCCAAGAATAGAGATGGTTTGGGACAAGAACTCTTTTTGGCTTGGGCTGGATG GGTTTGTGTATGGACTTCTCTCTTGCTTTTTGTTCTAGCAATATTCAATGCTGGCAATATCATCAACAGATTTACTAGGGTTGCTGAAGAGCTTTTCGGCATGTTGATTTCGGTCTTGTTCGTTCAAGAGGCTATTAAG GGAATAATAAAGGAGTTTAGTGTTCCTAAAAATGAAAACTCAAAATTAGAGCAATACCAGTTTCACTGGCTTTATGTGAATGGCTTATTAGGTGTTATATTCACATTTGGCCTTCTATATACAGCACTGAAGAGTAGAAGAGCAAGATCATGGTTATATGGGACAG GATGGTTGAGAAGCTTTATTGCAGACTATGGTGTCCCTTTCTTGGTGGTAGTATGGACATTTGTGTCATTCTCAGGGCCAAGAGAAATACCTTCTGAAATTCCAAGAAGACTAGTTGCACCTCTTGCTTGGGAGTCTACATCTTTACACCATTGGACAGTTATCAAA GACATGGGGAAGGTTTCTCCAACATATATTTTTGCTGCTTTTATTCCTGCCTTGATGGTAGCAGGACTTTACTTCTTTGATCATAGTGTTGCTTCGGGGATGGCACAACAGAAAGACTTCAATCTCAAGAAACCTTCTGCGTATCATTACGACATATTCTTACTCGGATTCATG ACTTTGCTTTGTGGACTACTTGGATTACCACCTTCGAACGGTGTTCTTCCTCAATCCCCTATGCACACCAAAAGCCTTGCAGTTCTCAAGGGTCTGATGATCAGAAGAAAGATGGTTGAAAGTGCGAAAGAAAGCATAAGAAAAAAAGCTAGTAACACTGAAATCTATGGAAAAATGCAAGCGGTGTTCGTAGAAATGGACAGTAGCAGCCATGTTACTTCTGTGGAAAGAGAGTTAGAGAACTTAAAAGAGGTAGTCCTAAAAGGCGAAGATAAAGGAGACAACAAGAAAGATACATTTGATCCTGAGAAGCATATTGATGCATGTTTGCCTGTTAGAGTAAATGAGCAAAGAATCAGCAATCTTTTGCAATCACTCTTTGTTGGAGCATCAGTTTTTGCTATGCCTGTCATAAAAAAGATTCCGACTTCGGTTTTATGGGGATACTTTGCATACATGGCCATTGATAGTCTTCCTGGTAACCAGTTCTGGGAAAGGATACTACTTCTCTTCGTAACGCCTAGTAGATGGTTCAA GTTATTGGAGGGTCATCATGCTTCCTTTGTGGAATCAGTTCCAATTAGAAACATAGTCTTCTTCACAATACTCCAATGTGTGTATTTCTTGGTTTGTTTTGGAGTGACATGGGTTCCTATAGCTGGAATATTGTTCCCTTTGCCTTTCTTTTTACTGATTTTAGTGAGGCAATATATTCTCCCTAAGTTGTTTAGTCTTCATCATCTAAGAGAACTTGATGCAGCTGAATATGAAGAAATTGCTGGTGCTCCGAGACTCTCT ATGGATTCACCTAGTTTTGCATCTAGGGAATTGTCTGATAGTGAAATATTAGATGAATTGACTACTAGCAGAGGAGAGTTGAAGGTCAGAACTCTAAGCTTTAAAGAGGAAAGACATGGTCAA GTGATCTATCCTAATGAAATAGTATGTGAAAATGAATCATCAAATAGTTAA
- the LOC131606152 gene encoding probable inactive nicotinamidase At3g16190: MIKRPNVLKSLSLHSKSKLSKVNSLEMTETWNHAALIVIGMQKDFIHEESPVRIKGGKDIVPNVIKAVEIARQRGILVVWVVREHDPLGRDVELFRRERYTAGKVGPSCIGSKGAELVDGLVFKEGDYKLVKTRFSAFFSTHLHSVLQGAGINTLVVTGVQTPNCIRQTVFDAVALDYQHVTVLVDATAAATPDIHLANVFDIKNIGVATPTVQEWSGIKA; encoded by the exons ATGATAAAAAGACCCAATGTGCTAAAATCATTGTCACTGCATTCAAAATCCAAGCTTAGTAAAGTTAACTCTTTAGAAATGACAGAGACTTGGAATCATGCAGCTCTAATTGTAATTGGCATGCAG AAAGATTTTATACATGAAGAGAGTCCTGTAAGAATAAAAGGAGGGAAAGATATTGTTCCAAACGTGATTAAGGCCGTGGAAATTGCTAGACAGCGTGGAATTCTCGTTGTTTGG GTAGTACGGGAACACGATCCATTGGGAAGAGATGTTGAACTCTTTCGCCGAGAGCGATATACTGCAGGGAAAGTTGGTCCTTCCTGTATAGGAAGCAAAGGTGCAGAGTTAGTTGATGGACTGGTCTTTAAAGAAGGAGATTATAAACTTGTCAAGACAAGGTTTAGTGCATTCTTTTCTACACATCTTCATTCAGTCCTTCAAGGAGCAGGGATCAATACATTGGTAGTCACAG GTGTTCAAACTCCAAACTGTATAAGGCAAACTGTGTTTGATGCTGTAGCATTGGACTATCAACATGTGACTGTTCTTGTTGACGCTACTGCAGCAGCCACACCTGATATTCATCTTG CCAATGtgtttgacataaaaaatattgGAGTTGCAACACCAACAGTACAAGAATGGAGTGGAATAAAAGCTTGA